A single window of Papio anubis isolate 15944 chromosome 8, Panubis1.0, whole genome shotgun sequence DNA harbors:
- the LOC101004221 gene encoding cytochrome P450 7A1, protein MMTISLIWGIAIAACCFLWLILGIRRRQTGEPPLENGLIPYLGCALQFGANPLEFLRANQRKHGHVFTCKLMGKYVHFITNPLSYHKVLCHGKYFDWKKFHFATSAKAFGHRSIDPKDGNTTENINNTFIKTLQGNALNSLTESMMENLQRIMRPPVFSNSKTAAWVTEGMYSFCYRVMFEAGYLTIFGRDLTRQDTQKAHILNNLDNFKQFDKVFPALVAGLPIHMFRTAHSAREKLAESLRHENLQKRESVSELIRLRMFLNDTLSTFDDLEKAKTHLVVLWASQANTIPATFWSLFQMIRNPEAMKAATEEVKRTLENAGQKVSLEGNPICLSQTQLNDLPVLESIIKESLRLSSASLNIRTAKEDFTLHLEDGSYNIRKDDIIALYPQLMHLDPEIYPDPLTFKYDRYLDENGKTKTTFYCNGLKLKYYYMPFGSGATICPGRVFAIHEIKQFLVLMLSYFELELVEGQAKCPPLDQSRAGLGILPPLYDIEFKYKFKHL, encoded by the exons ATGATGACCATATCTTTGATTTGGGGGATTGCTATAGCAGCATGCTGTTTTCTATGGCTTATTCTTGGAATAAGGAGAAG GCAAACGGGTGAACCACCTCTAGAGAATGGGTTGATTCCATACCTGGGCTGTGCGCTGCAATTTGGTGCCAATCCTCTTGAGTTCCTCAGAGCAAATCAAAGGAAACATGGTCATGTTTTTACCTGCAAACTAATGGGAAAATATGTCCATTTCATCACAAATCCCTTGTCATACCATAAGGTGTTGTGCCATGGAAAATACTTTGATTGGAAAAAATTTCACTTTGCTACTTCTGCGAAG gCATTTGGGCACAGAAGCATTGACCCAAAGGATGGAAATACCACTGAAAACATAAACAACACTTTCATCAAAACCCTGCAGGGCAATGCCTTGAATTCCCTCACGGAAAGCATGATGGAAAACCTCCAACGTATCATGAGACCTCCAGTCTTCTCTAACTCAAAGACcgctgcctgggtgacagaagggaTGTATTCTTTCTGCTACCGAGTGATGTTTGAAGCTGGGTATTTAACTATCTTTGGCAGGGATCTTACAAGGCAAGACACACAGAAAGCACATATTCTAAACAATCTTGACAACTTCAAGCAGTTCGACAAAGTCTTTCCAGCCCTGGTAGCAGGCCTCCCCATTCACATGTTCAGGACCGCGCACAGTGCCCGGGAGAAACTGGCAGAGAGCTTGAGGCACGAGAACCTCCAAAAGAGGGAAAGCGTCTCAGAACTGATCAGACTGCGCATGTTTCTCAATGACACTTTGTCCACCTTTGATGACCTGGAGAAGGCCAAGACGCACCTTGTGGTCCTCTGGGCATCGCAAGCAAACACCATTCCAGCGACTTTCTGGAGTTTATTTCAAATGATTAG GAACCCGGAAGCAATGAAAGCAGCTACTGAAGAAGTGAAAAGAACATTAGAGAATGCTGGTCAAAAAGTCAGCTTGGAAGGCAATCCCATTTGTTTGAGTCAAACACAACTGAATGACCTGCCAGTATTAG aaagcatAATCAAGGAATCACTGAGGCTTTCCAGTGCCTCCCTCAACATTCGGACAGCTAAGGAGGATTTCACTTTGCACCTTGAGGACGGTTCCTACAACATCCGAAAAGATGACATCATAGCTCTTTACCCACAGTTAATGCACTTAGATCCAGAAATCTACCCAGACCCTTTG aCTTTTAAATATGATAGGTATCTTGATGAAAACGGGAAGACAAAGACTACCTTCTACTGTAATGGACTCAAGTTAAAGTATTACTACATGCCCTTTGGATCAGGAGCTACGATATGCCCTGGAAGAGTGTTTGCTATCCACGAAATCAAgcaatttttggttttgatgcTTTCTTATTTTGAACTGGAGCTTGTAGAGGGCCAAGCTAAATGTCCGCCTTTGGACCAGTCCCGGGCAGGCTTGGGCATTTTGCCGCCATTGTATGACATTgagtttaaatataaattcaagcATTTGTGA